The genomic DNA ACCTTTTTGCGTTCTCCCTGAGATAAGGTACCCAGCGGATGATGCATCAGAGCGCCTAAATTCATCCCTTCCAGCAGAGATACGGCTTTTTCCTTTGTCTCTGTCGGAATCTCCTGATAAAAACGCAAAAAAGCATACGCTCCAGTAGCGACCACTTCCCAAACCGGATCTTTTAGAGCCAATTTCTCCAGCAACGTCTGGCTGATATATCCGATCTGCTTGCGTACTTCCCGCACGTCACATTGACCATACGTTTGTCCAAGCACCTCGACCGTTCCACGACTCGGAAACATATACCCGGTCATCATTTCCAGCATTGTTGTTTTACCAGAACCGTTACGCCCCAGAATGGCCCAGTGCTCATTTTTCCGTATTTCAAGATTCACATCGTCCAATATTCGTCTATCTTCCCGCTGCAATGTGATATTCTTCATGGATATCATTCCACCACACTCCTTATCCTGCTCAGCAAGTGTTCCACAGATTCCATTTTGTAGATGATTTCAGGATTTTCGTTCTCACCGTTATATAAAAGCAACGCAGGAACACTGGAAATCCGGTACTCCTGTACCAGTTCGGGAATATAGTTAATATCGCTTTGCAACACGACTCCTTCGGGGAGCAAATGCTCTGCCACTTCCAGCATCCGCCGGGCCGCCGCACAGGTTCCGCACATGGGAGTGTACACAAACAAAGCCAGCTTGCATCCCTCCCATATGGCGCGACGCACCTCCTTTTGTCCCAGCTCCTTCATCGTTCCGACTCTTTTTGGATCTCGCGCATGCGCTCCTCCGGTACCGGCCCGTTATGCACGGTAACTCCTTCCGGCTTGTTGGCATACAGCAGCTCGTACATGGCTCGTCTGCCCTCTGGACTAGAGGAATGCAAATAAATTTCACGCGGATACAACTGCTTTCCTGCAATAGCAGCAGCCACATCTTTCCCCGTTGGCTGACCCGGTCCCAAATCATAATCCAGCGATAGCACCGAAATCGGGTATTCATGAAGCAGTAACAAACACTCCTCTGCATCCCTTGCCAGCTTAAAGCCAGGAGGACAAGGCCGATAATCGTCCATAAACAAATGCATCAACATCTCCTCCTTTTTTCCCATGGATGTAAGCTTCATAAGCCTCAAAGATGAAGATCATCCTTCAGACTGTTTTCTGCCAGCTTTGGATCATTTGAATATCTTCACGATGTGTCCCATCAGATCCCGTTTCGGTTTCCAAAACGACAGGAATGCCTGTTACCGGCTCCTGCTCCAACATCCAATGCATGCCCTCCAGACCAATACATCCCTGCCCGACACGTGCATGTCTGTCTTTTTTAGAGCCATACGGGTATTTAGAATCGTTCAAATGAACTGCACACAGGGCTGGCCAATAACCGAGTCGCTCCCCTTTTTCGATCAACGCCTCATCACTTCCACCGTTCCACAATCCAGCTGCATACGCATGACAGGTATCCAGACAAAAGCCGATGCTGTCAGGATATTGGCACAACTGGCGAATTTGCACCATTTCCTCCAGCGTGGTTCCCATCGGACCGTGATCCCCTGCCTGATTTTCAATCAGTATTTTTGCATTTCCCTGCCAACCTTCCAGCACATCATCAAAACAACCAATGATATTCCGATAGCCGTCCAGCGGGTCAGACGCATGGGTATGCCCAAAATGAACGACAATCCCCTTCGAGCCACAGGCTTCAGCGATATCCAGATCGTTTCGCAATGAAGCAACTGTCAGCTCATAAAGCTCCTGTCCGCGTTCGCGCCCGTGAGCTGGATTAACGGGATATGGCGAGTGGCCAATAGATTGAAGTTCATGTTTTATACAATAAGCTTTGCAAGCAGCCGCATCAGCAGCATTCCATTCCTTCTGCCTAAGACTACGCGGGTTTTTCGGAAAATATTGAAAAGAACGTCCCCCCTGCTCTCGTGCACGCGCAGCGGCTTTGGAAAAACCGCCTCGCGTGCTCACATGAGAGCCGATCAGCAGTTTAGGCATCATGCTGCTGTACCGGGCAATAAAATGCTTTTTTTCCCGCCAGCTCTACCCGCACAATTTTCCCGCCGCTTGGCGATTCTTCTCCTTCACGGTCATACACCCGGCACTGATGGTCAAAACCGCCCGTCAGCGTATCCCCCTCCATCAAAGGAATTTCCATATAACCACCTTCCGCAGTAGCTTCACGAAGTACGGATTGCGTAGCATGGTACAGCTTTTCCACTTTTTCTGGCGACTGCACGATGTTTTGTACTTTGGAACCTGGTGTAAATCCGGCGATATAAGCAATTTCGTCTGAATAACAATTGCCAATACCGGAAAAAACATGCTGATTCACCAGCGTTGTTTTCAAAATACCCCTACGTCCCTTCAGACGTGCCGTGAACTTTTCCAATGTCATACGACGATCCAGCGGATCAGGTCCGAGTTCAGACATCGTCTCTTCTGTTTCTTTTGCCGTCAGCAAGTGCAGGTAACCCAAGCGCAGCCCGATAAAATAAAGCTTTACTCCACTAAAATCCAGTTCAATTTGAACCGTACGGTCAGGGCGCTGCTCCTCCGTTCCCAGATACAGCATTCCTCCCAGCATCAGATGCAGCACAAGCCGCCCGCCCGTGTTCAGATGAAAAATCAAGTGCTTGCCTCGACGCTCCATATATACAACGGTAGTTCCCAGCAATTGCTTCTCAAATGTTTCCACTTCGGTATTAATGGATTTCACACGGTTAACCGTCACTCCGGTAATCGGAATGTCCAAAATTTGTTTTGACAATAGCGTTCTGTAGTTCTCCATCTCAGGAAGTTCCGGCATGTCAACATCTTTCCTTTCGTAGCTGCAAATCACTTTTGATTCATGCAGATTTTTTTAAAATGTATATTTACTATTACTTAAACTCTTCTCGGAGCCAATCCTGCAATTCATCCAGATTGTCAAATATCAGGTCAGGTTTTACTCCAACGGCACGCATATGTCCGTCCATATTAGCGCGGGTCGAAACACCCGATAGTATGAGAGCTGTTTTGCAACCTGCCGCCGCACCTGCCGCAATATCGGTAAGCATATTATCGCCCACAACCAGAGCTTCATCCGCTCTAATGTTCAAGCGATCCAGCGCATAGTTCATTAACACGCTTGAAGGCTTGCCGATGACGACGGGCTTTACCTGTGATGCCGCCTCAATCGCAGCTCCAATCGTTCCTGCCCCCGGCGTGAGTCCATCTTGTGAAGGTAATTGAAGATCAGGGTTTGTCAAAATAAAAGTGGCTCCTTCCCGAATCCATCGCATAGCAGCAACCAGCTTATCATATGTAAATTGGCGATCTATCCCCTGCACCACATAATCGGGATGATCCTCCACAAGCTGCAATCCGGCATCCGTAAGAGCCTGACGCAATCCCGTTTCACCAATACAATATACACTTGCTCCAGGGCTTTGCTGTGCAACATATTGTGCAGCCGCCAGCGCCGAAGTACATACTTCATCGCTAACTGCATCAATTCCCATACCGACCAAATGCATTGCCACCGACTCAGGTGTGCGTGAAGCATTATTCGTAACATAAGCATAAGGTATCTGGTTCGTGCGCAATTGGGATATGAGCAGATCCGCACCCTTGATCATCCGGTCCCCATGGTACAATGTTCCATCCAGATCAATTAGTAACGATTTTATCGTAATTCCCTCCCGCACTTCAAATCAATTCATCATAAACATTTGAATGATAATTCATCCCATGAATAATGTTCACCCTCTTATTTAATCACCTTAATCATTTAGGTCATAAAATAAGAGGGTCTCCCCATTTCATCTTATCTATTTTAAGTCAAAAATACGTATGAAGTCCATGAATTGCTGATAAACCGTTCAAAATAATGCCATTCCTCGCTAAAAGCCGTCGCTTTCCCATGGAATAAGCTTACACCTCCGTCGAAATCCATCGAAGATGCCTTTTTTACAAGGGAAATTTCCTGTAGTTCCTCACCCTGCTTAAAATATAAAAACCTTAAAATTCGATATATAGAAAACGGAATATATCACACCTCCATATGTGGTAGTACAAATTCATTCGACCCCACCCATATGTCGTCCTCAACTCTTGTCACATCCTGCGCTTTCCCGGAAAATAATTTCGCAGGAAAAACAAAGGCACCGGAGCAAGCCCCGGCACCCATACACGTTTTATCCTCTATTACTACCGTTTATGAACCGATATCAGGCACGGCTAACAGCACATGCTGCTCCGCCAGCAATGAATTGGGGAATATACTCCGCGCTTCCTCCAGCAACGGCTGGAGCTGCTCCTGATCTTTATATCTGGAACTAAAGTGCGTCATAATCAACTGACTCGCACCTGCCGCTTTTGCTGCTTCCGCTGCCTGGAGTGCTGTACTATGATGATATTCATACGCCGTTTCCGCCAGCTCATGCAGAAAAGTAGCTTCATGAACGACAACCGTTGCATCTTGAGCCAACACTACGGTATTCGGGCAAGGTCGCGTGTCACCAAGAATGGTGATGATACGTCCTTTTTTCGGCGTACCCATTACATCCTGCGGATGAAGAATGACCCCACCCTCCACCTCGACGCTTTCTCCACGCTTCAGCTTACCATACACCGGGCCTGGCTTGATTCCGTATTGCTCCAGCAGCTCCTGATTGAGCTTGCCGGGCTTATCCATCTCTACAATACGATATCCGTAGCTGTCAATTCGATGATCCAGCAAAGCCGACTCCACACGAAACTGCCCATCATCAAACAACAGCCCTCCCGTATGCTCCACAATGTGTAGTGGGTAGTTGATATGGGATTGGCTTATTCCCAGAGATAATTCGACGTACTGCTTGAGTCCGAGCGGCCCGTATACCATCAGCGGTGTCGTCCCCCCCTGATACGCCCTGCTCGACAGCAGACCCGGCAGACCAAAGAGATGGTCTCCATGCAAATGGGTAATGAATATTTTTTCAAGCCTGCTTAGCTTAAGCGGCGAACGCAGTACCTCCTGCTGAGTTCCTTCGCCGCAATCGAACAACCACATGCTTCTTCGTTCTTCCAGCAAACGGAGTGCGATGGACGTCACGTTTCGCTGGATGGTAGGCACACCTGCATTCGTGCCGAGAAAATAAAATTCCATGACTTTTTAACCTTCTTCCTGCTGACCAGCAAAACCTCCGAAGCTCCGGAGGGTCTTTGCTATCCCATCTGATAAAGGTGTTATACCTTTTCGACGTTAAAATACTGCGCTTGAGGGTGGCTGAACACCATAGCTGATACTGAAGCCTCCGGTTCCATCATAAACCCTTCTGTGAGTTCAACGCCAATATCCTCAGGTTTCAACAGCTGGAACAATGGTCCCTGATCCTCCAGATCAGGACATGCCGGATAGCCAAAAGATACCCGTATGCCCTGATATCTAGCCCCATGCCGCTGTTTCATCGTCATGTCTGCCGAGTCCGGGAAACCCCAGCTGTCCCTTATAATATGATGAAGTCGCTCAGCGAGTCCTTCTGCCACTTCCAGCGCTACCGACTGAAGTGCATGAGAGCGTAAGTAATCCCCTTTTTCTTTCCATTGCGTGGAAAGCTGCTGAATACCATGACCCGCCGTAACGACCATAAAACCTACATAATCCATAACTCCAGATTCCACCGATTTCAAGAAGTCAGCCAGGCATAAATAAGGCTCTACTTGTTGACGCGGAAACGTAAATGTATGCAGTACCTTGCTCACATCTGATGGATCATAAACCAAAATCTGATCTCCCTGTGACTGCGCCGGGAAGAAACGGTATACAGCATGTGCCTGAATAATTCCATCCGTAACGGCTTCAAACATGATACTATCTACGGTTTCCTTTAACTGAGTCGCTTTCGGATTCCCCGAAGCCAGCAATTGCTCTACATTTCCTTTTAATCCAAGATGGTGCCCCATCAGCATCTGCATATTCACATAAGGCAAAATATAATTGAGCGGATAGTTACGCAGTACATGGCGATCCGTATCCGGCGGAATATATACGGGCAAATCCTGAGCAATGTTAGAGCGAACAGCCCGGGTAAGTTTAGGCAACGGCTTGGCTTCCACGACCGTTGCGGCTTCCGCTTCCCGTTCAGCCTCCATTTCCTCTGCCATTTTCTTGCGGGACTCAGGATTCATCAGCTTGTTAGCTATGTCCAAACCATCCATTGCATCCTTCGCATAGACAACCATTCCGTCATACTCGGGACGGATACGGTTTTTTGTAAACTTACGCGTCAAAGCAGCTCCGCCAACCATAATCGGGATATCAATATTCGCATTTTTCAAATCCTGTGCAGTCAACACCATCTGTTGAGCCGATTTAACAAGTAAACCGGATAAGCCAATCGCGTCGGCCTTTTCTTCACGGTAAGCCTCAATAATGCGTTCTGGTGGTACTTTTATACCCAGATTTACAATATGGTAACCATTGTTGGATAGAATAATCTCTACCAGGTTTTTACCAATGTCATGCACATCACCTTTGACCGTAGCCAGCAAAATCTTTCCTTTTACCGAGGATTCATTTTTCTCCATAAACGGTTCCAAGTAGGCTACCGACGCCTTCATGACTTCAGCGCTTTGCAGCACCTCTGCAACGATCAATTCGTTATTGTTAAACAAACGGCCTACTTCTTCCATTCCCTTCATCAGCGGCCCATTAATAATTTCCAGCGAAGAATACTTGGCGAGCGCTTGCTCCAGATCTGGAATCAGCCCCTCCTTACTGCCCTCTACTACATAGGAAGCCAGCCGCTCTTCGAGCGAAAGGTTGGACACCTTCTCCTTCTTCTCCACTTTCTTATTACGGAAAGCAGCCACAAAAGCAGCTAATGTATCGTCGTTCGTTTTATAAATCAGGTCTTCGGCGAGCTTTCGTTCATGCTCGGGTATCGAAGCATAACGTTCGAGCTTCTCCGTATTTACAATCGCATAGTCCAAGCCTGCTTTGGTACACTCGTACAAATAGACGGAATTGAGAACCTCACGCCCCGCCTCCGGCAATCCGAAGGACACGTTACTAATACCCAGAATGGTGTGAACTCCTGGAAGCGCCTCTTTAATAATCCGAATCCCCTCAATCGTTTCCTTGGCCGAACCGATGTATTGCTCATCACCTGTGCCCACGGGAAATACGAGTGTATCAAAAATAAGATCCTCCGGAGCCAGACCGTAACGGTTCACCAGCAGATCATAAGAACGTTTGGCCACCTCAAGCTTATCCTCACGTGAAATAGCCTGTCCGCGCTCATCAATGGTTCCAACAACAACAGCCGCGCCGTATTTATGAATAAGTGGTGCCATTTTCTCGAATTTCTCTTCGCCATCCTCCAAATTAATGGAGTTAATGATCGCCTTACCTTGCGAATATTGCAAGGCGGTATCAATGACCTTGATATCCGTCGTATCAATTACGAGAGGAACCTTTACCTTATTCACTACCAGCTTCAAAAAGGCTTCCATATCCGTCATTTCATCACGGTCCGGGTCCTGTACACAAATATCTATGACATGCGCTCCGCTCTTTACCTGAGCACGGGCAATTTCGGAGGCCTCTTCGTATTTGCCTTCCACGATCAAACGCTTGAATTTGCGGGAGCCAAGAACATTCGTTCGCTCACCAACCATATAGGGACGATTTTCCTGTTCAATATATACAGGCTCAATACCCGATACAGCCGGTGGGTGATGGC from Paenibacillus sp. FSL R10-2782 includes the following:
- a CDS encoding cyclic-phosphate processing receiver domain-containing protein, yielding MHLFMDDYRPCPPGFKLARDAEECLLLLHEYPISVLSLDYDLGPGQPTGKDVAAAIAGKQLYPREIYLHSSSPEGRRAMYELLYANKPEGVTVHNGPVPEERMREIQKESER
- the metH gene encoding methionine synthase, which gives rise to MDKVSLQDALQRRILILDGAMGTMIQQEDLSPDDFGGEELEGCNEMLVLTRPDVIQGIHEAYLEAGSDLIETNTFGATSVVLADYDIPERAREINLVAAKLARNAADKYYTADKPRFVVGAMGPTTKTLSVTGGVTFAELIESYEEQALALIEGGVDALLLETSQDTLNVKAGSIGIRQAFEQTGIELPLMISGTIEPMGTTLAGQNIESFCISLEHLHPVSIGLNCATGPEFMRDHIRSLSDMSSAAISCYPNAGLPDENGQYHESPDSLARKMAAFAEKGWLNIAGGCCGTTPEHIRVMSESMAQFEPRPLEGHHPPAVSGIEPVYIEQENRPYMVGERTNVLGSRKFKRLIVEGKYEEASEIARAQVKSGAHVIDICVQDPDRDEMTDMEAFLKLVVNKVKVPLVIDTTDIKVIDTALQYSQGKAIINSINLEDGEEKFEKMAPLIHKYGAAVVVGTIDERGQAISREDKLEVAKRSYDLLVNRYGLAPEDLIFDTLVFPVGTGDEQYIGSAKETIEGIRIIKEALPGVHTILGISNVSFGLPEAGREVLNSVYLYECTKAGLDYAIVNTEKLERYASIPEHERKLAEDLIYKTNDDTLAAFVAAFRNKKVEKKEKVSNLSLEERLASYVVEGSKEGLIPDLEQALAKYSSLEIINGPLMKGMEEVGRLFNNNELIVAEVLQSAEVMKASVAYLEPFMEKNESSVKGKILLATVKGDVHDIGKNLVEIILSNNGYHIVNLGIKVPPERIIEAYREEKADAIGLSGLLVKSAQQMVLTAQDLKNANIDIPIMVGGAALTRKFTKNRIRPEYDGMVVYAKDAMDGLDIANKLMNPESRKKMAEEMEAEREAEAATVVEAKPLPKLTRAVRSNIAQDLPVYIPPDTDRHVLRNYPLNYILPYVNMQMLMGHHLGLKGNVEQLLASGNPKATQLKETVDSIMFEAVTDGIIQAHAVYRFFPAQSQGDQILVYDPSDVSKVLHTFTFPRQQVEPYLCLADFLKSVESGVMDYVGFMVVTAGHGIQQLSTQWKEKGDYLRSHALQSVALEVAEGLAERLHHIIRDSWGFPDSADMTMKQRHGARYQGIRVSFGYPACPDLEDQGPLFQLLKPEDIGVELTEGFMMEPEASVSAMVFSHPQAQYFNVEKV
- a CDS encoding ATP-binding cassette domain-containing protein, yielding MISMKNITLQREDRRILDDVNLEIRKNEHWAILGRNGSGKTTMLEMMTGYMFPSRGTVEVLGQTYGQCDVREVRKQIGYISQTLLEKLALKDPVWEVVATGAYAFLRFYQEIPTETKEKAVSLLEGMNLGALMHHPLGTLSQGERKKVMLARSLMAEPRLLIMDEPCAGLDLFEREKMLVEIDRLRKRDLSVVYVTHHIEEIVPLFTHVALIRDGKVAAAGPKKDVLTKELIMHTYEVPVELDWDGERPWIRVCTGG
- a CDS encoding TIGR01457 family HAD-type hydrolase; the encoded protein is MREGITIKSLLIDLDGTLYHGDRMIKGADLLISQLRTNQIPYAYVTNNASRTPESVAMHLVGMGIDAVSDEVCTSALAAAQYVAQQSPGASVYCIGETGLRQALTDAGLQLVEDHPDYVVQGIDRQFTYDKLVAAMRWIREGATFILTNPDLQLPSQDGLTPGAGTIGAAIEAASQVKPVVIGKPSSVLMNYALDRLNIRADEALVVGDNMLTDIAAGAAAGCKTALILSGVSTRANMDGHMRAVGVKPDLIFDNLDELQDWLREEFK
- a CDS encoding deoxyribonuclease IV, encoding MMPKLLIGSHVSTRGGFSKAAARAREQGGRSFQYFPKNPRSLRQKEWNAADAAACKAYCIKHELQSIGHSPYPVNPAHGRERGQELYELTVASLRNDLDIAEACGSKGIVVHFGHTHASDPLDGYRNIIGCFDDVLEGWQGNAKILIENQAGDHGPMGTTLEEMVQIRQLCQYPDSIGFCLDTCHAYAAGLWNGGSDEALIEKGERLGYWPALCAVHLNDSKYPYGSKKDRHARVGQGCIGLEGMHWMLEQEPVTGIPVVLETETGSDGTHREDIQMIQSWQKTV
- a CDS encoding DNA-formamidopyrimidine glycosylase family protein, with amino-acid sequence MPELPEMENYRTLLSKQILDIPITGVTVNRVKSINTEVETFEKQLLGTTVVYMERRGKHLIFHLNTGGRLVLHLMLGGMLYLGTEEQRPDRTVQIELDFSGVKLYFIGLRLGYLHLLTAKETEETMSELGPDPLDRRMTLEKFTARLKGRRGILKTTLVNQHVFSGIGNCYSDEIAYIAGFTPGSKVQNIVQSPEKVEKLYHATQSVLREATAEGGYMEIPLMEGDTLTGGFDHQCRVYDREGEESPSGGKIVRVELAGKKAFYCPVQQHDA
- a CDS encoding thioredoxin family protein, whose amino-acid sequence is MKELGQKEVRRAIWEGCKLALFVYTPMCGTCAAARRMLEVAEHLLPEGVVLQSDINYIPELVQEYRISSVPALLLYNGENENPEIIYKMESVEHLLSRIRSVVE
- the rnz gene encoding ribonuclease Z, which produces MEFYFLGTNAGVPTIQRNVTSIALRLLEERRSMWLFDCGEGTQQEVLRSPLKLSRLEKIFITHLHGDHLFGLPGLLSSRAYQGGTTPLMVYGPLGLKQYVELSLGISQSHINYPLHIVEHTGGLLFDDGQFRVESALLDHRIDSYGYRIVEMDKPGKLNQELLEQYGIKPGPVYGKLKRGESVEVEGGVILHPQDVMGTPKKGRIITILGDTRPCPNTVVLAQDATVVVHEATFLHELAETAYEYHHSTALQAAEAAKAAGASQLIMTHFSSRYKDQEQLQPLLEEARSIFPNSLLAEQHVLLAVPDIGS